In Scomber scombrus chromosome 17, fScoSco1.1, whole genome shotgun sequence, the following proteins share a genomic window:
- the crip2l gene encoding cysteine-rich protein 2-like: protein MASKCPKCDKTVYFAEKVSSLGKDWHKFCLKCERCNKTLNPGGHAEHDGKPFCHKPCYAALFGPKGVNIGGAGSYVYDTPVNEAPAAVSMETDAKPEEAKRAPARGPVKAASFSSFSGGPNICPRCNKTVYFAEKVSSLGKNWHRPCLRCERCSKTLAAGSHAEHDGQPYCHKPCYAVLFGPKGVNTGGVGSYIYDDPEAEAQP, encoded by the exons ATGGCgtcaaaatgtccaaaatgtgACAAGACGGTGTATTTCG CGGAGAAGGTGTCGTCTTTAGGGAAAGACTGGCACAAGTTCTGTCTGAAATGTGAGCGCTGCAACAAGACGCTGAATCCTGGAGGCCACGCTGAG caTGATGGGAAGCCTTTCTGTCACAAGCCGTGTTACGCCGCCCTCTTTGGACCAAAAG GGGTGAACATAGGCGGAGCTGGGTCCTACGTGTACGATACTCCCGTCAACGAAGCCCCTGCAGCCGTTTCCATGGAAACAGATGCCAAACCAGAAGAGGCGAAAAGAGCCCCCGCACGGGGACCAGTGAAGG CTGCAAGCTTCTCATCGTTCTCCGGAGGACCCAACATCTGCCCCAGGTGCAACAAGACGGTGTACTTCG CTGAGAAGGTGTCGTCTCTTGGGAAGAACTGGCACCGGCCCTGTCTGCGCTGTGAGAGGTGCAGCAAGACTCTGGCTGCGGGCAGTCACGCTGAG CATGATGGACAGCCGTACTGCCACAAACCGTGCTACGCTGTGCTGTTTGGACCTAAAG GTGTAAACACCGGCGGTGTCGGCAGCTACATCTACGACGATCCCGAAGCCGAGGCACAGCCTTGA
- the pnrc1 gene encoding proline-rich nuclear receptor coactivator 1, which translates to MLNGSAALSGETININNIGNVENNNPITDGLNTAINNKARQKKGGKKKLLKPPRNNLRVTDNNNNSVAAPGAPQPGYELPADPLLTLRQQLRQEARRELLKSKGGRSERGATQPGSPPNRNDHLSQNMNVWSLRPGQGAGSPHATKRTDLGSPNKPPSLLQPPLQELKKPLHASNNLKIFNASLQPEYLKDGEKVYAGAKFSEPPSPSVLPKPPSHWVGENEPQHSNQSREQMTVHLKSLLKVQNTA; encoded by the exons ATGTTGAACGGATCTGCGGCTCTCAGCGGTGAGACCATAAACATCAACAACATCGGCAACGTGGAGAACAACAACCCGATCACCGATGGGTTGAACACGGCCATCAACAACAAGGCGAGgcagaagaaaggagggaagaagaagctGCTCAAACCTCCGAGAAACAACCTCCGCGTCAccgacaataacaacaacagtgtGGCCGCTCCAGGAGCTCCTCAGCCCGGCTACGAGCTGCCCGCCGACCCGCTGCTCACCCTCCGGCAGCAGCTCAGACAGGAAGCTAGGAGAGAG CTGCTGAAATCTAAAGGTGGCCGATCAGAGCGAGGGGCGACGCAGCCGGGCAGCCCGCCCAACCGCAACGATCATCTCAGCCAAAATATGAACGTTTGGAGCCTCCGGCCGGGCCAGGGCGCGGGGTCGCCTCACGCTACGAAGAGGACCGATCTCGGCAGCCCCAACaagcccccctccctcctccagccGCCGCTCCAAGAGCTCAAAAAACCGCTGCACGCGTCCAACAACCTCAAGATCTTTAACGCCTCGCTGCAGCCCGAATACCTCAAAGACGGCGAGAAGGTGTACGCAGGAGCCAAGTTCAGCGAGCCGCCCTCACCGAGTGTCTTACCCAAACCGCCCAGCCACTGGGTCGGAGAAAACGAGCCTCAACACAGCAACCAAAGCCGAGAGCAAATGACCGTTCACTTAAAGTCGCTGCTGAAGGTTCAAAATACAGCGTGA